The DNA window atctctcaagggctctttGGGTGGttagtagcttcctagacgtggccgcggtgtctgcccacgtctctgctgcgtaacagagcgccggaaggactgtcgagtcgaacagatgggcacgaagatcttggtccgtcagttggtccgtagcttccctgacggctgcgaatgctgcccatgctgctctcattcttctatttagttcttccttcatgtcgttttccatgttcatagaacgtccgaggtatacgtatgacggagtttccacgatttgggagccttcaagttgtactcctccgtcctcgcagtaagcgttcttctttctgtttattcctagtcctattctcttccctgcttcgttcaattcgttgagcatcgtttctgcttcattggtactgctcgaaaagagaacgatgtcgtccgcgaaacgaaggttcgaaagaaatcttccatcaacacgtatgcccctttcttcccaggatagtgatttcattatccattgcaatgcagctgtGAACATCTTCGGCGGTATAGTATCGCCGTGTCGTatcccctttccaatgggtatggtgagagggcggtgaaaaagctgtatcctagtcgtgcatcgatcgtagcaattgactaatgtcctcacatacgacgcgtccacaccttggtcgaccagcgctgccagtattgcattcgtttctacgctgtcaaaggttttctcatagtcgacgaaggttagagcAAGgagcaggcggtattcccggcaaacctctctGACcttcgacacggtctggatgtggtatGTTCTTGAAAGGTGCCGCGGAATATCCTGAAAGGTGCAGCTGAAAGGTCCTTCCTGAAAGGTGCAGGTGAGAGGTGGAGCCAAGCAgataatttctgaaatttggaAGCAAGTGCGTTATATGCTGCGAAAGTGATCGCTcaaccaaaacaaaacagttACGACCATTGTTCCCTAAGAATAATGATGAGCGCGCAGCATGCGGCTCTGTTTCCTCTGCAGTTTTTAATCACGCCATGAAATATGACTAATGTAAGGACATATGGAGTTGTGGAAGTTTTTATCGATTCCCTAGAAATGAAATGCAACGCAAGCAGGTAAGAAAGTCCATCCCAGTGTATCTCTGGTAGATTcgttatttctaattttttagctTGCTCTTCTAGCGCGTAAATGCGTATTGtaacaagaaaacacatttcttATCCAAAAGCTGAAAACTGGGGCTTTTTGAACTGTCTCCTACAAGATGGGGCAGACTGTGTAGCTGGTGGagatagttaagaaaaagagaaatagataAAACTACCATAAACCACTACCATACTACCATAAACTAACAACGGTCAGCATTGGTCTCCACTTTATTTATACACctgtctgaacgtccggctaaagccggacctcagactttctgtggtgttcgctccgctcgccattactgattaatgaaaataaattaatgagagtgatattttcaaaaaaaaattgtgattaaggagtaaaattagaattatgattttctaacaacgttttctcctttcttaaaggaaatttaaTCTAAAGATTTATAGTTTTCTTTATAAACGCGTCACTTGtacatttggagaaaataCAAACTTCAACTTTAAGCACTCTTTCGAtatcaatataatataaacacGACCtggaatcattactcaaagtaaaGGTTTCCCTCttgtttcccccaacagttatcacagaataatGCTTCAcgtaaaatgaagtgaatgacatcatcgCACTAATAAAGACAGCGTtgtaaacagttggctactatataagcagcagttagcaatcgcgtttccactttctgaagaacggaggagtcatagaggtgagaAGCAACGCGGGAagtggatacgactatgaaaTATCCCTTTTACCTCTTGCGACATGCACAGGAAGCCACTGTGCGATACTTCTGCACCACGACACCGAAATTCGACGCTGTGCAACCCGTCGTGCCCCGTTTTATGGATATTTGGCactggcgcaccaatccgacgccgatggacccgtcgcaccccatattccCCATATTGGCCCAAAAAAGGTCATCATTACTGTTTAGTTTGTTGCTGCCAGTCAGTCAGGCAGCAGCTTCATAAAACTCGATGACACCATTACGTCTGAGACGAATACCCAACAAATTGAGAGGATCCAACGAAATTGCAACACATACAGCACCACTGATCAACAGAAATGATCCAGTCTTCCTTCGCGACCACGTGCGAGCAGGCGTCGCACAATCAACGCTTCAAAAATTAGCGAAATTGAGTTGCGAAGTATTGCCTCATCCTCCATATTCATTTGACCTGTCTCTGACTACCGATTCTCGGACTTGGACAGCTTTTCGCATTTATTACACTTCCACAAATACCAGTATGCTAAAAAATCCTTCCAAAAGTTCATCAACTTCAGAATAACAGTTCCTTACTATACCGGAATAGACAGATTTTTTTGGCGAATACTTGTTGATTGCATATTTTGTTTGAGCCTATTTAAAGATGGTTCAAAGTTGTTGGtccgaaaaaattaaaacatttcCACTAAT is part of the Necator americanus strain Aroian chromosome V, whole genome shotgun sequence genome and encodes:
- a CDS encoding hypothetical protein (NECATOR_CHRV.G20501.T2); this encodes MPQLKTNGMATANSEPIWPFTTVSKVREVCREYRLLLALTFVDYEKTFDSVETNAILAALVDQGVDASYVRTLVNCYDRCTTRIQLFHRPLTIPIGKGIRHGDTIPPKMFTAALQWIMKSLSWEERGIRVDGRFLSNLRFADDIVLFSSSTNEAETMLNELNEAGKRIGLGINRKKNAYCEDGGVQLEGSQIVETPSYVYLGRSMNMENDMKEELNRRMRAAWAAFAAVREATDQLTDQDLRAHLFDSTVLPALCYAAETWADTAATSRKLLTTQRALERCLLKFNRRKQHLAGLRSSDFRGMSRLRDPAEYVSKTKHSRAGHIMRRIDDRWTKRTLVWILRDAKRPRRRLPTSWGDVFATQMEQLRAQLETAQGSRQRHSRNLRTSWMTMARERNEWKRCWGSHVQ
- a CDS encoding hypothetical protein (NECATOR_CHRV.G20501.T1), yielding MFTAALQWIMKSLSWEERGIRVDGRFLSNLRFADDIVLFSSSTNEAETMLNELNEAGKRIGLGINRKKNAYCEDGGVQLEGSQIVETPSYVYLGRSMNMENDMKEELNRRMRAAWAAFAAVREATDQLTDQDLRAHLFDSTVLPALCYAAETWADTAATSRKLLTTQRALERCLLKFNRRKQHLAGLRSSDFRGMSRLRDPAEYVSKTKHSRAGHIMRRIDDRWTKRTLVWILRDAKRPRRRLPTSWGDVFATQMEQLRAQLETAQGSRQRHSRNLRTSWMTMARERNEWKRCWGSHVQ